The following coding sequences are from one Candidatus Nitronereus thalassa window:
- a CDS encoding A/G-specific adenine glycosylase has translation MAPAKNHKKKSSLKSSVSSSSIDRGPKRRFQNRLLKWYGEFGRDLPWRRTSDPYRILVSEVMLQQTQVDRVVPKYHEFLGKYPTLLDLAAAKPDDVRKAWYPLGYNVRPYRLHSIACEAVEKYGSTIPRDPAQLQSMKGIGRYTAGAVRSFAFNEDAPILDTNVMRVLHRVFLGNGDPKKKTSRLWAMSEELIPKGKGYDFNQALMDFGAVVCTARKPYCLFCPMRDFCQAFPVEIK, from the coding sequence ATGGCACCCGCAAAAAACCACAAGAAAAAATCTTCATTAAAAAGTTCTGTCTCTTCATCTTCTATCGATCGCGGTCCAAAGCGGCGGTTCCAAAATCGGTTGCTGAAATGGTATGGCGAATTTGGACGAGACCTTCCTTGGCGTCGCACTTCGGATCCCTACAGAATTTTAGTTTCTGAAGTCATGCTTCAGCAAACGCAGGTTGATCGGGTGGTACCTAAGTATCATGAATTTTTAGGAAAATATCCCACCTTACTAGATTTGGCTGCGGCGAAACCCGATGATGTCCGTAAGGCATGGTATCCACTTGGCTATAATGTACGGCCCTATCGGTTACATAGTATTGCCTGCGAAGCCGTGGAAAAGTATGGGAGCACCATTCCTCGAGACCCGGCGCAGCTTCAATCGATGAAAGGGATTGGTCGATATACCGCAGGGGCGGTACGGTCTTTTGCTTTTAATGAGGATGCTCCTATTCTTGATACCAATGTCATGCGAGTGTTGCATCGTGTGTTTCTTGGAAATGGGGATCCCAAGAAGAAGACGTCTCGATTGTGGGCTATGTCGGAAGAGCTTATTCCCAAAGGGAAGGGGTATGATTTTAATCAGGCGCTCATGGATTTTGGCGCCGTCGTCTGTACCGCGCGTAAGCCCTATTGTCTGTTTTGTCCTATGCGAGACTTCTGTCAGGCGTTTCCTGTTGAAATTAAATAG
- the proC gene encoding pyrroline-5-carboxylate reductase, with the protein MGQIGDGSLVEWVIRTRYTRAVMLKNLNIAIIGAGNIAEALVSGLLKKRVVQPSQIFATDVSESRLKHFKTQYGVRVGSDNAQAAKWCDILILAVKPQVIDEVVVGLKLPARSNPLVLSVAAGVPIERIQSKLRSTKHIIRVMPNTPSIVLEGATALAGGPGVSSQELEIGKSIFEAVGKVVVVEETHIDTITGLSGGGPAYVYVFIEALADGGVKMGLPREVAQLLAAQTVLGAAKMVLESGEHPGALKDRVASPGGTTIAGLHSLEEGKLRGTVINAVQSATLRSRKLGKLGQSRHIASRKNGVGRAKRAT; encoded by the coding sequence GTGGGCCAAATTGGAGATGGTTCTTTAGTTGAATGGGTAATCCGCACACGATATACTCGCGCGGTTATGCTGAAAAATCTCAATATTGCCATTATCGGGGCCGGAAATATTGCCGAGGCCTTGGTGTCTGGATTGCTTAAGAAACGAGTGGTTCAGCCCTCGCAAATTTTTGCCACGGATGTTTCGGAGTCGAGGTTGAAGCATTTTAAAACCCAATATGGGGTTCGTGTTGGGTCTGACAATGCTCAGGCTGCTAAATGGTGCGATATTCTAATTTTGGCGGTGAAGCCTCAGGTTATTGATGAGGTCGTGGTAGGGTTGAAGTTACCTGCTCGATCAAATCCCTTGGTATTATCTGTGGCGGCTGGTGTGCCTATTGAAAGAATCCAATCTAAGCTTCGTTCTACCAAGCATATTATCCGGGTCATGCCGAATACCCCCAGCATTGTGCTGGAGGGGGCCACGGCATTGGCCGGGGGCCCAGGTGTATCTTCTCAGGAACTTGAAATAGGAAAATCCATCTTTGAGGCGGTCGGAAAGGTCGTGGTGGTCGAGGAAACCCACATTGATACCATTACGGGGCTTAGTGGTGGAGGGCCTGCCTATGTTTATGTTTTTATTGAGGCGTTGGCCGATGGTGGAGTAAAAATGGGCTTGCCGCGTGAAGTTGCACAGTTATTAGCCGCCCAGACGGTTTTAGGTGCGGCCAAGATGGTCCTTGAAAGTGGTGAGCACCCTGGGGCTTTGAAAGACCGCGTGGCGTCTCCTGGAGGGACGACCATTGCGGGGTTACATAGTTTGGAAGAAGGAAAACTTCGGGGGACCGTAATTAATGCGGTGCAAAGCGCCACCCTACGTTCTAGAAAGTTAGGGAAACTGGGCCAGTCAAGGCATATAGCGTCACGAAAAAATGGCGTTGGTCGAGCCAAGCGGGCTACCTAG
- a CDS encoding penicillin-binding protein activator LpoB yields the protein MNMIRQVSWLSALLLLTGLLSGCATEKRVTRVDTGVTTDLSGRWNDTDSKQVAEKMISEMLSRPWLGNFTSQQTRQPVVIVGTVENLSHEHINTQTFISDLEREMTNSQKVTFVADKSDRQEVREERLDQASHSRQDTQKAPGREIGADYIMKGRISTIQDEAEGTKAIFYQVDLELVSLADNTKSWYGQHKIKKVIERKRTIF from the coding sequence ATGAACATGATCCGACAAGTTTCTTGGTTAAGCGCGCTATTGTTGTTGACGGGGTTGCTTTCTGGTTGCGCGACGGAAAAGCGAGTGACGCGGGTTGATACCGGTGTGACTACGGATCTTAGCGGACGTTGGAATGATACTGATTCCAAGCAAGTCGCCGAAAAAATGATTAGTGAAATGTTGTCGCGTCCGTGGTTGGGAAATTTTACCTCGCAGCAAACTCGGCAGCCAGTGGTGATTGTCGGCACCGTTGAAAATCTTAGCCATGAACATATTAATACCCAGACGTTTATCAGTGATTTAGAACGAGAAATGACCAATAGCCAAAAAGTCACCTTTGTGGCTGATAAATCTGACCGACAGGAAGTTCGTGAAGAACGGCTGGACCAGGCATCACATTCTCGTCAGGATACTCAAAAGGCTCCAGGTCGTGAGATTGGTGCCGACTATATTATGAAAGGCCGGATTTCAACCATTCAGGATGAAGCTGAAGGCACTAAGGCGATTTTTTATCAGGTCGATTTAGAATTAGTAAGCTTGGCCGATAATACGAAATCCTGGTATGGCCAGCATAAGATTAAAAAAGTCATTGAACGAAAGCGCACAATTTTTTAG
- a CDS encoding BrnT family toxin: protein MIKIQVNGFDWDEGNREKGQKHGLSQKEIEYFFQQKEVFVTPDPKHSDDEERYLAIGRSKKQKPMFIVFTLREMNGESLIRPISARYMHEKEAKRYEEESAKIQK from the coding sequence ATGATAAAAATACAAGTTAACGGCTTTGATTGGGATGAGGGAAATCGGGAGAAAGGCCAAAAGCATGGCCTGTCGCAGAAGGAGATTGAATATTTCTTTCAACAAAAAGAGGTTTTCGTTACCCCCGACCCCAAACATTCCGATGACGAAGAGCGTTATCTGGCGATTGGACGCTCGAAAAAACAAAAGCCGATGTTTATAGTGTTTACCCTGCGGGAGATGAATGGAGAGAGTTTAATCCGACCCATTAGCGCCCGTTATATGCATGAGAAAGAGGCGAAGAGATATGAAGAAGAAAGTGCCAAAATTCAAAAATGA
- a CDS encoding 3'-5' exonuclease, translating to MKVVLDIETVQAPREEWARLAGVENVISESCDGDPSADLFSHAEVQEQLKKEDELYERSSFDGTYSRIVCIGMLVFSPSMEPQGAVSWYGSNEADLLRQFWGRLGEIRPSLFITHNGLGFDLPFIKKRSIIHRVKPSMEISLAKFRTEPVYDTMAVWSNWDMRGWVKLDILARALQVETKSGSGKEVAEMWAAGQGKAIAEYCLQDTYVTYACYNRMTFREPLGRDLVVHNPQLIEAS from the coding sequence ATGAAAGTTGTTCTTGATATTGAAACCGTGCAAGCGCCTCGCGAGGAATGGGCACGGTTAGCAGGCGTAGAGAATGTTATCTCAGAATCTTGCGATGGGGATCCTTCTGCTGATTTGTTTTCCCACGCGGAGGTCCAGGAGCAGCTTAAAAAAGAGGATGAATTGTATGAACGTTCATCGTTTGATGGGACCTATAGCCGAATTGTGTGCATTGGGATGTTGGTTTTTTCTCCTTCTATGGAACCACAGGGAGCCGTGAGTTGGTATGGTTCCAATGAAGCTGACTTGCTTCGTCAATTTTGGGGCCGGCTAGGGGAAATTCGTCCGTCACTATTCATTACGCATAATGGGTTGGGGTTTGATTTGCCGTTTATTAAAAAACGGTCGATTATTCATCGTGTCAAACCTTCAATGGAAATCAGTCTGGCAAAGTTTCGCACCGAACCGGTCTACGATACGATGGCCGTTTGGAGTAATTGGGATATGCGAGGATGGGTGAAGCTGGATATTTTGGCTCGGGCATTACAGGTCGAAACCAAGTCGGGTAGCGGGAAAGAGGTTGCGGAGATGTGGGCTGCGGGACAGGGTAAAGCCATTGCAGAATATTGTCTACAAGATACCTATGTCACCTATGCTTGTTATAATCGGATGACCTTTCGTGAACCCCTGGGACGAGATCTTGTTGTGCATAATCCTCAATTAATTGAAGCAAGCTAA
- a CDS encoding OmpA family protein: MMATSREIMKIVGLAGLALLLGQGCSQKSVNVTADSETFEQGSQYADGQYGAGNPYGQGSVSSSSQYSWGQQGGAGGNGSQNWAQQNGGGSGSQNWASGGSSGYGDDESNSGSQAISGPLANLQEYGSGWNSSEGSMANEFIQEDYDNIADARSQGFGQGGQYGFGSQPNDQGNGYGSQSFGQGQRNFGDQHTRVQVELQDVFFELDSWRISQEGRQALAHDADWISQNQARSLTVEGHCDQRGTRDYNVVLGKKRAEAVRAYLVDLGVESHKIQVISYGKERPFCYGNDEQCYQLNRRGHMQLHQ, from the coding sequence ATGATGGCAACCAGTCGAGAAATTATGAAAATTGTTGGTCTTGCGGGACTGGCATTGCTGCTGGGGCAAGGATGTAGTCAAAAGTCGGTAAACGTTACTGCGGATTCCGAAACCTTTGAACAGGGATCTCAGTATGCCGATGGCCAGTATGGTGCAGGTAACCCATATGGACAAGGCAGCGTTTCTTCGTCATCCCAATACTCTTGGGGACAGCAAGGTGGAGCCGGGGGCAATGGCTCACAAAATTGGGCTCAGCAAAATGGGGGAGGATCTGGCTCACAAAATTGGGCGTCGGGAGGGTCTTCCGGTTATGGCGATGATGAAAGCAATTCAGGATCCCAGGCGATTTCCGGTCCTCTGGCTAACTTGCAGGAGTATGGAAGCGGATGGAACTCTTCAGAAGGCAGTATGGCCAATGAATTTATCCAAGAGGATTATGACAATATTGCAGATGCGCGGTCCCAAGGATTTGGCCAAGGCGGGCAGTATGGTTTCGGTTCCCAACCGAATGACCAAGGGAATGGCTATGGTTCTCAATCTTTTGGCCAAGGCCAGAGGAATTTCGGGGACCAGCATACTCGGGTCCAGGTAGAACTCCAAGATGTGTTTTTTGAATTGGATAGCTGGAGAATTTCCCAAGAGGGACGACAAGCCTTGGCCCATGATGCGGACTGGATTAGTCAAAACCAAGCCCGCAGTTTGACTGTCGAAGGCCATTGTGATCAACGAGGAACTCGGGACTACAACGTGGTACTCGGGAAAAAACGTGCTGAAGCCGTTCGCGCTTATCTCGTGGATCTGGGTGTAGAATCTCATAAAATTCAAGTAATTTCCTATGGCAAAGAGCGTCCGTTTTGCTATGGAAACGATGAACAATGTTATCAGTTGAATCGCCGAGGACATATGCAACTTCATCAATAA
- a CDS encoding (deoxy)nucleoside triphosphate pyrophosphohydrolase, giving the protein MSTKKYIQVAAAVIECEGRYLITKREPNSHLGGYWEFPGGKREPGESLEECLRRELLEELGVEITHPQPFVVVKHEYTEKAVELHFFFSSLLSGDLQPLGCADFHWVHPDEFSCYQFPPADEPVMAKLQEQNQRK; this is encoded by the coding sequence ATGTCTACGAAAAAATATATTCAGGTTGCGGCTGCGGTGATTGAATGTGAAGGGCGTTATCTCATTACCAAACGAGAACCAAATTCACATTTGGGCGGTTATTGGGAATTTCCAGGCGGCAAGCGAGAACCTGGTGAGAGTTTAGAGGAATGTTTGAGGCGAGAGTTGCTCGAGGAGTTGGGGGTTGAGATCACGCATCCCCAACCTTTCGTGGTCGTCAAACACGAATATACAGAGAAAGCCGTGGAATTGCATTTTTTCTTCAGTTCGTTATTGTCGGGTGATCTGCAGCCGCTCGGATGCGCGGATTTTCATTGGGTTCATCCTGACGAATTTTCATGCTATCAGTTTCCACCCGCAGATGAACCGGTTATGGCTAAACTCCAGGAACAAAATCAAAGAAAATGA
- a CDS encoding ATP-dependent Clp protease adaptor ClpS, translating into MATFPSTEVDEIIEEGTDLGTGKDFEAEVIVYNCDCHTYQQVIDLFCRFIPGMNSSKAFELAWRIDHEGSAQVYKGSKKAADNIAAKLAGGGLKVEVR; encoded by the coding sequence ATGGCAACCTTTCCCTCTACAGAAGTTGACGAAATCATCGAAGAAGGCACGGACCTCGGAACCGGGAAGGACTTTGAGGCCGAAGTTATCGTCTATAACTGCGACTGTCATACCTATCAGCAGGTCATCGACCTATTCTGTCGCTTTATCCCTGGAATGAATTCGTCAAAAGCCTTCGAACTTGCCTGGCGCATTGATCATGAGGGGAGCGCCCAAGTCTACAAAGGCTCGAAAAAGGCTGCAGATAATATTGCAGCAAAACTGGCAGGTGGTGGCCTCAAAGTAGAAGTTCGCTAA
- a CDS encoding HEAT repeat domain-containing protein translates to MKHCLFFTSILVTLSLLMVPESSFARRTHMTPEERTHLEKAKTVLVTVLALTEKGASDATDLTKIVTQGLGDIGYEVVTDRTKAHDVEFKVKCEERKTWTGTTPEGGDAELADAPSRLWNGPACLFTYLLNGKNLGWYKEVRTPFQDSITAAKIAGAKDPGLFALEQLTTQVSNYDFPVLIAAEWGQPQRLVKLLEAPNTPKLRKLKILSTLSMHEADLALPQITELVKQKDLAQEAIAALKGVGEDSIPTLIDLFQNSPQPEIQAAAAEALGDVAGASGNPTAIPPLIAYLKRALSTMKTSEDINFPVLTPVVWSLGKLRDEKAIAPMTELNKKVWLIYDKSKEMADLREAANWTYKQLDLDGHVS, encoded by the coding sequence ATGAAACACTGCTTATTCTTCACTTCTATTTTAGTCACATTATCTCTTCTAATGGTTCCCGAAAGTAGTTTCGCTCGACGAACTCATATGACTCCCGAAGAAAGGACCCACCTTGAAAAAGCCAAGACGGTTCTCGTCACAGTCCTTGCCTTAACTGAAAAAGGCGCCTCGGACGCCACAGATCTCACTAAGATTGTGACTCAGGGTTTAGGAGACATTGGATATGAGGTAGTCACTGATCGAACAAAGGCTCATGATGTCGAGTTTAAAGTTAAATGCGAAGAGCGAAAAACCTGGACGGGAACGACACCTGAGGGAGGAGACGCCGAATTGGCGGATGCGCCATCCCGACTTTGGAATGGTCCAGCCTGTCTCTTTACTTACCTGCTCAACGGAAAAAATTTGGGTTGGTATAAAGAGGTACGTACTCCGTTTCAAGATTCTATCACTGCGGCAAAAATTGCTGGAGCGAAAGATCCAGGCTTGTTTGCCCTGGAACAATTAACTACGCAAGTATCCAACTATGACTTTCCGGTATTGATCGCCGCAGAATGGGGACAACCCCAACGACTAGTAAAACTCTTGGAGGCCCCGAATACACCAAAACTCAGGAAGCTCAAAATTCTCTCTACGCTAAGTATGCATGAAGCTGACCTAGCACTACCGCAAATCACCGAACTGGTGAAACAAAAGGACTTGGCTCAGGAAGCCATTGCCGCACTCAAAGGAGTTGGAGAAGACTCCATCCCCACGCTCATCGATTTATTCCAAAACTCCCCGCAACCAGAGATTCAGGCAGCGGCAGCTGAAGCCCTCGGAGATGTTGCGGGGGCCAGTGGCAACCCTACTGCGATTCCCCCACTGATTGCCTACCTCAAGAGGGCATTGTCCACCATGAAAACATCTGAAGATATTAATTTTCCCGTACTCACTCCTGTGGTCTGGTCATTGGGAAAATTGCGGGATGAAAAAGCAATAGCACCCATGACCGAATTGAATAAAAAGGTATGGCTCATTTACGATAAATCTAAAGAAATGGCGGATCTTCGCGAAGCCGCCAATTGGACGTATAAACAGTTGGATCTGGATGGACACGTAAGTTAA
- a CDS encoding LPP20 family lipoprotein, whose translation MASKQWSILILVVGFSLSACTMFKYVDPPSWLMGASEQYPTSRYLVGVGHGSSGSVAEERAYAAVAKIFSAHVQSRVQDSEAFRLLEKDGSTQTQRELGLEQSTRVTTNKVLSHVQVLERWQHPETKEMYVLAGLDRQQVERGLMEQIQAYDQTIKSKVQRARTSEDKLTHLGQLKHAIQVWQERDKVNVDLRVIRESGRGIPPPYELGQLRQELDEFVKEQFVVEVHIVGDQAADVQSAIVQKLGQEGLPVRIEGASTIEALDSHVGVSQQAADLLIQGSVRVWDIDSRDPLFVYARWCGDVQVIDPRQNRVIGVVNRSDREGHVTPREARARASAVMQATLAQEVVTTIFSSLTRESTENVPVFSSPCLNHRP comes from the coding sequence ATGGCAAGTAAACAGTGGTCAATTTTAATCTTGGTCGTAGGGTTTAGCCTGAGCGCCTGTACGATGTTCAAATACGTGGACCCTCCCTCCTGGCTCATGGGAGCCAGCGAGCAATATCCAACAAGTCGGTATCTCGTCGGTGTCGGGCATGGGTCCTCCGGTTCTGTGGCCGAGGAGCGGGCGTACGCCGCCGTAGCCAAAATTTTTTCGGCTCATGTTCAGTCGAGGGTTCAGGATTCGGAGGCGTTTCGGTTATTGGAAAAAGATGGGTCGACACAGACACAACGTGAGTTGGGACTCGAACAGTCCACGCGTGTGACGACAAATAAGGTTCTTAGTCATGTGCAAGTGTTGGAACGGTGGCAACATCCAGAAACCAAGGAAATGTATGTGCTTGCCGGGCTTGATCGCCAACAAGTGGAACGTGGCTTGATGGAACAAATTCAAGCCTATGATCAGACGATAAAGAGTAAGGTACAGCGGGCTCGAACAAGTGAGGACAAGCTCACGCACTTGGGACAGCTCAAACATGCCATTCAGGTATGGCAGGAGCGCGATAAGGTGAATGTGGACCTTCGGGTTATCCGAGAAAGTGGACGTGGGATTCCGCCTCCTTATGAATTAGGTCAGCTTCGACAGGAGCTTGATGAATTTGTCAAGGAACAGTTTGTGGTTGAGGTTCATATTGTCGGTGATCAAGCGGCTGACGTCCAGTCAGCGATTGTGCAGAAGCTTGGCCAAGAAGGGCTCCCTGTACGTATCGAGGGTGCTTCAACGATAGAGGCTTTGGATTCTCATGTCGGAGTTTCCCAACAAGCTGCAGATTTGCTCATTCAGGGTTCGGTTCGCGTCTGGGATATTGATTCGCGTGATCCGTTATTTGTTTATGCGCGGTGGTGTGGAGATGTGCAGGTAATTGATCCGCGTCAAAATCGTGTGATAGGAGTAGTAAATCGATCCGACCGTGAAGGACATGTCACTCCACGTGAGGCTCGGGCCCGGGCATCCGCCGTAATGCAGGCTACGTTGGCTCAAGAGGTCGTGACCACGATATTTAGTTCTTTAACGAGAGAATCGACTGAGAATGTTCCAGTGTTTTCCAGTCCCTGCCTGAATCATCGGCCTTGA
- a CDS encoding NAD-dependent epimerase/dehydratase family protein, with product MSKTILVTGAAGFIGSNASQILASRGDRVVGLDNLNDYYDPARKRANLEEVRQALAHTGQGDGFTFVEGDIRDQNLVAELFSAHSFDAVVHLAAMAGVRVSIENPHIYYDVNVTGTLNLVEASVGRFGGKAIGQKKPDSLPTFVFASTSSAYGNTKQIPFVENDPSDKPLAPYAASKRAGELLGYSYHYLYGLPFTALRFFTVYGPRGRPDMMAYKVLDNIFTGREVPLYNSGQMHRDWTYVTDIVQGIVGAVDRPLGYEIINLGRGEPVLLAEFVKTIEELAGKPAHLIPTPMVDADIAYTFADITKARDLLGYDPKLSVGQGVRQFWDWYQKTILSPS from the coding sequence TTGAGCAAGACCATTTTAGTCACGGGGGCCGCAGGTTTTATTGGAAGCAATGCTTCACAAATCCTCGCGTCTCGGGGGGACCGAGTCGTTGGCTTGGATAACCTGAATGATTATTACGATCCTGCCAGAAAACGTGCCAATCTAGAAGAGGTCCGGCAAGCTCTAGCTCACACTGGGCAGGGTGATGGTTTTACCTTCGTGGAGGGGGATATTCGGGATCAGAATCTTGTTGCTGAATTATTTTCTGCTCATTCCTTTGATGCGGTTGTCCATCTTGCCGCTATGGCAGGTGTTCGGGTGTCAATTGAAAATCCCCATATTTACTATGATGTGAATGTGACCGGAACGTTAAACCTTGTCGAGGCATCGGTCGGACGGTTTGGTGGAAAGGCGATCGGACAAAAGAAGCCTGACTCCTTGCCGACTTTTGTGTTTGCCTCAACCTCCTCGGCTTATGGCAATACCAAGCAGATTCCCTTTGTTGAAAATGATCCCTCTGATAAGCCCTTGGCTCCCTATGCTGCAAGTAAGCGAGCGGGCGAGTTGTTGGGATATTCCTATCATTATCTCTATGGCTTACCGTTTACGGCCTTACGATTTTTTACGGTCTATGGTCCTCGGGGTCGTCCGGACATGATGGCCTACAAGGTGTTAGACAATATTTTTACTGGACGGGAGGTTCCCCTCTACAATTCGGGGCAAATGCATCGTGATTGGACCTATGTCACGGATATTGTGCAGGGTATTGTTGGAGCCGTGGATCGACCGCTTGGGTATGAGATCATCAATCTTGGCCGTGGTGAGCCTGTCCTGTTGGCTGAATTTGTCAAGACTATCGAGGAGTTGGCTGGCAAACCTGCTCATTTAATTCCCACCCCAATGGTTGATGCTGATATCGCCTACACATTTGCTGATATTACCAAGGCGCGCGATTTATTAGGGTATGACCCGAAGTTATCGGTTGGCCAAGGAGTTCGCCAATTCTGGGATTGGTACCAGAAGACGATCCTTTCCCCATCTTAA
- a CDS encoding CopG family antitoxin, with product MKKKVPKFKNDKEAEKFLDQDLTDYINLKNFTSVNFEMLPKDKQVNLRFSEQLLSAVRQKADEEGISYQKYIRKAVEESLASQ from the coding sequence ATGAAGAAGAAAGTGCCAAAATTCAAAAATGATAAGGAAGCGGAAAAGTTCCTGGACCAGGATTTAACGGATTACATTAATCTGAAGAATTTTACATCGGTCAATTTTGAGATGCTTCCGAAGGACAAGCAGGTCAATCTACGGTTTTCAGAGCAACTCTTGTCGGCGGTTCGGCAAAAGGCAGATGAAGAAGGGATTTCCTACCAAAAATATATACGCAAGGCTGTTGAGGAATCTCTTGCCTCGCAGTAA
- a CDS encoding HEAT repeat domain-containing protein: MMTHSIRLFLSICLVILGIAAESSARRTHIDQEQRTQLAKIKTVYLNIIALTENGRVPSDDLSSLIKSRMEEIGYTVVTDKKAPHDVQFFVKCEERKRWKGTTPSGGDAELADAPARLWRGPACLFNYLLDGRDLGWYKETRTDFEDAYAAAQQAKVKDSGEYAMSQLKLKLEKFDFPVMAATEWGHTERLAKLLEDPKTSKPRLLRILGTLSKVQSKAAMPHLIKLAHDENTEYAEEAIIALAGMGSSATPILTDIFVNSKISRIQAAAAKGLGLIGAHTGDPTITPPLLDYLNKNLEDMDESSDIDFPVLTEVVWSIAKLRNDKSIVPIEQLNIKIWLIRDTSEEMKKLREAANVATKMVDLDYQIM; the protein is encoded by the coding sequence ATGATGACACATTCTATTAGACTGTTCTTGAGTATTTGTTTAGTTATCCTGGGAATTGCCGCAGAAAGTTCGGCACGACGAACCCACATAGACCAAGAACAACGAACGCAACTCGCCAAAATCAAAACGGTTTATCTCAATATCATAGCTCTCACAGAAAATGGCCGTGTGCCATCCGATGATCTTTCGTCACTCATCAAAAGTCGTATGGAAGAGATCGGCTATACCGTGGTCACCGACAAGAAAGCCCCGCATGATGTACAGTTTTTTGTCAAATGTGAAGAACGAAAGCGTTGGAAAGGCACGACCCCTTCCGGAGGCGATGCCGAGTTAGCCGATGCCCCGGCGCGATTGTGGAGAGGTCCAGCCTGCTTGTTTAACTATTTGCTTGATGGCCGTGATTTAGGTTGGTACAAAGAAACCCGCACGGACTTTGAAGATGCTTATGCCGCGGCCCAACAAGCCAAGGTCAAAGATTCCGGGGAATACGCTATGAGCCAACTCAAACTTAAATTAGAAAAATTTGATTTCCCGGTGATGGCTGCCACCGAATGGGGGCATACGGAACGCTTGGCCAAATTACTGGAAGATCCGAAAACCTCTAAGCCCCGCTTGCTTCGCATTCTCGGCACCTTGTCAAAAGTGCAATCCAAAGCAGCCATGCCCCACCTCATTAAATTGGCTCATGATGAAAATACGGAATATGCAGAGGAAGCCATCATTGCACTTGCCGGGATGGGTAGTTCTGCAACACCAATCTTGACCGACATCTTCGTGAACTCAAAAATCTCACGAATTCAGGCCGCAGCTGCCAAGGGCCTGGGGTTGATTGGGGCCCACACCGGCGATCCTACTATCACTCCTCCGCTCTTGGATTATCTCAATAAAAACCTTGAAGACATGGACGAATCCTCAGATATCGACTTTCCTGTACTAACTGAAGTCGTATGGTCTATTGCGAAATTGCGAAATGATAAATCTATTGTCCCCATTGAACAACTCAACATTAAAATTTGGCTCATCCGCGACACCTCCGAAGAAATGAAAAAACTTCGGGAGGCGGCCAATGTCGCCACGAAAATGGTGGACTTGGATTATCAGATCATGTAA